The following coding sequences are from one Armatimonadota bacterium window:
- the urtD gene encoding urea ABC transporter ATP-binding protein UrtD has protein sequence MSREFLSVQGITVLYEGFRALNEVHLRLHPGEVRVLVGPNGAGKSTLLDVIAGRVRPASGRILLDGRDITRCSERERARLGIQRKFQTPSVLEELTVEENVRLAIRAAEGWTRLVARPAPEVGGVVESVLRTVGLDSKRHLRAGALSHGEKQWLEIAMVTAAGPRLLLLDEPTAGMTRGETEQTAELVRALGERYTVLVVEHDMEFVGMLRAPVTVLHMGQVLREGSLEEIRSDPEVRAVYLGRVEARC, from the coding sequence ATGTCCCGTGAGTTCCTCTCGGTGCAGGGGATCACGGTCCTCTACGAAGGGTTTCGGGCCCTGAACGAGGTCCATCTCCGGTTGCACCCCGGGGAGGTACGCGTGCTGGTCGGCCCCAACGGGGCAGGAAAATCTACCCTGCTGGACGTCATCGCGGGACGGGTCCGGCCCGCCTCTGGGCGGATCCTCCTGGACGGGAGGGACATCACGCGGTGCAGCGAGCGGGAACGGGCGCGGTTGGGGATCCAGCGAAAGTTCCAGACGCCAAGCGTACTGGAAGAGCTCACCGTAGAGGAGAACGTGCGACTCGCGATACGGGCGGCAGAGGGCTGGACGCGCCTCGTCGCCCGCCCTGCGCCCGAAGTGGGGGGTGTCGTGGAGTCGGTCCTGCGGACCGTCGGACTCGATTCCAAACGTCATCTGCGGGCCGGGGCCCTTTCCCACGGCGAGAAGCAGTGGCTTGAGATCGCCATGGTGACCGCTGCGGGGCCTCGCCTCCTCCTGTTGGACGAGCCCACCGCGGGCATGACCCGCGGCGAAACCGAGCAGACCGCGGAGCTGGTACGCGCACTCGGGGAGCGCTACACGGTGCTCGTAGTCGAGCACGACATGGAATTCGTGGGGATGCTGCGGGCTCCCGTGACCGTCCTGCACATGGGTCAGGTCCTGCGGGAGGGAAGCCTGGAAGAGATCCGGTCGGATCCGGAGGTCCGTGCCGTCTACCTGGGGAGGGTGGAAGCAAGATGCTGA
- the urtE gene encoding urea ABC transporter ATP-binding subunit UrtE, whose translation MLRVVGVSAAYGESPVLWDVHLEVGRGEAVCLLGRNGVGKTTLLRAIVGLHPVRRGAIWLDEEEVSLLPPYQRARRGLAYVPQGRGILPHLTVEENLRVAAAACAGGEAEARLEEAADRFPVLRHLWRRKGGLLSGGEQQLLAIARALVMRPRFLLLDEPTEGIQPSLVDEIGEILRRIREREGIGLLLVEQYLEFAWSLTDRFYVLQKGRVVREGITHRTAPGEVAHLLSM comes from the coding sequence ATGCTGAGAGTGGTCGGGGTGTCGGCCGCGTACGGGGAGAGCCCCGTCCTGTGGGACGTACACCTCGAGGTGGGGCGGGGGGAGGCGGTGTGCCTCCTCGGCCGGAACGGAGTCGGCAAAACGACCCTGCTGCGCGCGATCGTGGGGCTGCACCCAGTCCGACGGGGCGCCATCTGGCTTGATGAAGAGGAAGTTTCCCTCCTGCCGCCCTACCAGCGCGCGCGCCGTGGGTTGGCATACGTGCCGCAGGGGAGGGGCATCCTCCCGCACCTCACGGTGGAGGAGAACCTGCGGGTGGCCGCGGCCGCCTGCGCGGGCGGAGAAGCGGAGGCCCGTCTGGAGGAAGCCGCGGACCGTTTCCCGGTCCTGCGGCACCTGTGGCGACGAAAGGGCGGGCTCCTCTCGGGTGGCGAGCAGCAGCTCCTGGCCATCGCCCGGGCCCTCGTGATGCGGCCTCGATTCCTGCTGTTGGACGAACCCACGGAGGGCATCCAGCCATCCCTGGTCGACGAGATCGGCGAAATCCTCCGGCGGATCCGGGAGCGGGAGGGGATCGGGCTCCTGCTCGTGGAGCAGTACCTGGAGTTTGCGTGGTCGCTCACGGACCGGTTCTACGTGCTGCAGAAAGGTCGCGTGGTAAGGGAAGGGATCACCCACCGGACCGCTCCGGGGGAGGTGGCGCACCTGCTCAGCATGTAG
- a CDS encoding urease subunit gamma has protein sequence MRLTEREIDKLLIFVAAEVARRRRARGLKLNYPEAVALITAEVLEGIRDGRSVPELMQLGRKVLTREDVLEGVPEMIREIQVEGTFPDGTKLVTIHDPIP, from the coding sequence ATGCGACTCACGGAGCGGGAGATCGACAAGCTCCTCATCTTCGTGGCGGCGGAGGTGGCCCGGCGCCGCCGGGCCCGCGGCCTCAAGCTGAACTACCCGGAGGCTGTGGCGCTCATCACCGCGGAGGTCCTGGAGGGAATCCGAGATGGAAGGAGCGTTCCGGAGCTCATGCAGCTCGGACGCAAGGTCCTCACGCGGGAGGACGTCCTAGAGGGGGTGCCCGAGATGATCCGGGAGATCCAGGTAGAGGGGACATTTCCCGACGGTACCAAACTCGTGACCATTCACGATCCGATCCCTTAA
- a CDS encoding HupE/UreJ family protein, whose translation MRICAMLGILGSLLATPAWAHVGVGPTSGFSSGALHPLGGVDHWVAMVAVGIWARFLGGRGTLMVPLGFLASMILGSLVGMQGRAVLFAETGILASLVFFGGLLLAAVSLPVWLGSTLVALFAFFHGHAHGTEVPPGAMGWSYVLGFVAATALLHLLGILLGEGLLRGGDRLRRRDLLVRLAGLGVLVLAVGGMRA comes from the coding sequence ATGAGGATCTGCGCGATGTTGGGAATCCTAGGCAGCCTGCTGGCCACGCCCGCCTGGGCGCACGTGGGGGTCGGCCCCACGTCCGGGTTCTCCTCCGGGGCACTCCACCCCTTGGGGGGAGTGGACCACTGGGTGGCTATGGTGGCGGTGGGAATCTGGGCGCGGTTTCTGGGAGGACGTGGGACCCTCATGGTACCGCTCGGGTTCCTCGCCAGCATGATCCTGGGCAGCCTGGTCGGAATGCAGGGCCGTGCCGTCCTCTTTGCGGAGACCGGGATCCTCGCATCCCTCGTCTTCTTCGGGGGCCTCCTGTTGGCGGCCGTGAGCCTTCCGGTTTGGCTTGGCTCGACACTCGTCGCCCTGTTCGCCTTCTTCCATGGCCACGCCCATGGCACGGAAGTCCCGCCGGGCGCGATGGGGTGGTCCTACGTTTTGGGGTTCGTGGCCGCCACGGCCCTCCTCCACCTCCTCGGGATCCTCCTCGGCGAGGGACTGTTGCGGGGCGGTGACCGCTTGCGGCGCCGCGATCTTCTGGTTCGCCTGGCGGGGCTCGGTGTGCTGGTGCTGGCCGTGGGAGGGATGCGGGCGTGA
- a CDS encoding urease subunit beta, with translation MQEGEIVLNEGRRKVRLRVENTGDRPIQVGSHAHFFEVNRALRFDRTQAYGFRLDIPAGTAVRFEPGQVREVELVELAGERKVYGMNGLVMGSLELYREQAFERARERGFL, from the coding sequence GTGCAGGAAGGAGAAATCGTGCTCAATGAGGGCCGCAGGAAGGTACGCCTGCGCGTGGAGAACACCGGGGACCGGCCCATCCAGGTGGGTTCCCACGCGCACTTCTTTGAGGTGAACCGCGCCCTTCGGTTCGATCGCACGCAGGCGTATGGATTCCGGTTGGACATCCCTGCCGGCACCGCGGTCCGGTTCGAGCCCGGTCAGGTTCGGGAGGTGGAACTGGTGGAACTGGCCGGAGAGAGAAAGGTGTACGGGATGAATGGACTCGTGATGGGATCCCTGGAGCTTTATCGAGAGCAGGCTTTCGAAAGAGCCCGGGAGAGGGGGTTTCTATGA
- a CDS encoding urease subunit alpha, protein MRISRRAYADLYGPTKGDRIRLADTDLVLEVEEDWRVPGEEVVFGGGKVVRDGMGQSQRSRAEGSPDLVITNVVVLDYWGVVKADVGIRDGRIVAIGKAGNPEIQDGVTPGLEIGPGTEILSGEGKILTAGGIDAHVHFICPQQAWEALCSGITTMIGGGTGPAEGTKATTCTPGPWYLARMMEAVEALPLNFGFLGKGNASTRAPLEEQILAGAVGLKLHEDWGCTPAAIDAALSVAEDYDVQIAIHTDTLNESGFVEDTLAAFRGRTIHTYHSEGAGGGHAPDILRVVGYPNVLPSSTNPTMPYTVNTLEEHLDMLMVCHHLNPQVPEDVAFAESRIRPETMAAEDVLHDLGAISMMSSDSQAMGRVGEVILRTWQTAHKMKRERGPLPEDSQRNDNFRIRRYLAKYTINPSIAHGIAEYVGSVEVGKIADLVLWRPAFFGVKPDVVIKGGVIVASLMGDPNASIPTPEPVRYRPMFGALGRCREAVAFTFVSSVSLERGTLSSRLRRQVLPVRGTRTVTKRDMKLNDALPRVEVDPDSYEVRVDGVRVTSEAARVLPLAQRYFLF, encoded by the coding sequence ATGAGGATTTCCCGGCGCGCGTATGCGGACCTGTACGGGCCGACCAAGGGCGACCGGATCCGCCTGGCGGACACGGACCTCGTGCTGGAAGTCGAGGAGGACTGGAGGGTTCCGGGGGAAGAGGTGGTCTTCGGAGGCGGCAAGGTGGTCCGGGACGGAATGGGCCAGTCTCAGAGGTCCCGGGCCGAGGGGAGCCCGGATCTGGTCATCACCAACGTGGTGGTGCTGGACTACTGGGGCGTGGTGAAAGCGGATGTGGGCATCCGGGACGGCCGCATCGTGGCCATCGGGAAGGCGGGAAACCCCGAGATCCAGGACGGTGTGACCCCCGGCCTGGAGATCGGGCCTGGCACCGAGATCCTCAGCGGGGAGGGGAAGATCCTCACGGCGGGGGGGATCGACGCCCATGTCCACTTCATCTGTCCACAACAGGCGTGGGAGGCCCTCTGCAGCGGGATCACCACCATGATCGGAGGCGGCACGGGCCCCGCGGAGGGAACTAAGGCCACCACCTGTACCCCAGGCCCCTGGTACCTCGCCCGGATGATGGAGGCGGTGGAGGCCCTGCCTTTGAACTTCGGATTCCTCGGAAAGGGGAACGCCTCCACACGGGCCCCTCTGGAAGAGCAGATCCTGGCAGGAGCTGTGGGGCTCAAACTCCACGAGGACTGGGGATGCACGCCTGCGGCGATCGACGCCGCCCTCTCCGTGGCCGAGGATTACGACGTGCAGATTGCGATCCACACGGACACCCTGAACGAGAGCGGTTTCGTGGAGGACACTCTGGCCGCCTTCCGCGGCCGCACCATCCACACCTACCACTCGGAGGGAGCAGGCGGAGGCCACGCCCCGGATATCCTCCGGGTGGTCGGCTATCCGAACGTTCTGCCTAGCAGCACGAACCCCACCATGCCCTACACGGTCAACACCCTGGAGGAGCACCTGGACATGCTCATGGTCTGCCACCACCTGAACCCTCAGGTCCCTGAGGACGTGGCGTTTGCGGAGTCGCGGATCCGGCCGGAGACCATGGCTGCGGAGGACGTCCTGCACGACCTGGGAGCCATCAGCATGATGAGCAGCGACTCCCAGGCCATGGGGCGGGTGGGAGAAGTCATCCTCCGGACATGGCAGACCGCGCACAAGATGAAGCGTGAGCGCGGCCCGCTGCCGGAGGACTCCCAACGCAACGACAACTTCCGGATCCGGCGCTACCTGGCGAAGTACACCATCAACCCCTCCATCGCCCACGGGATCGCGGAGTACGTGGGGTCTGTGGAGGTAGGGAAGATCGCGGATCTGGTCCTCTGGCGGCCTGCCTTCTTCGGGGTCAAGCCGGACGTGGTGATCAAGGGGGGCGTCATCGTCGCCTCCCTCATGGGGGACCCGAACGCTTCCATCCCCACTCCGGAGCCGGTCCGCTACCGGCCGATGTTCGGCGCCCTGGGGCGGTGCCGGGAAGCGGTGGCGTTCACCTTCGTCTCCTCGGTCTCCCTGGAGCGCGGCACCCTCTCCTCCCGGCTGCGGCGGCAGGTGCTCCCGGTTCGGGGCACGAGGACGGTGACGAAACGGGACATGAAGCTCAACGACGCCCTACCCCGGGTGGAGGTGGATCCGGACAGCTACGAGGTGCGGGTGGACGGAGTCCGGGTGACGAGCGAGGCGGCCCGGGTCCTGCCGCTCGCCCAGCGCTACTTCCTGTTCTAG
- a CDS encoding urease accessory protein UreE produces MMITELPSGSEPPGLRVVEIPMTAEERCHIRRRVVAPDGTVLLLALPTGTVLRPGQILAVRGSVAYRVAAAEEDVLVVRPRDLEEAVRIGHFFGNLHRALEVQGGEVVVLWDEALFARVQQAGWRAERDRRPFHGQMQGGHRHP; encoded by the coding sequence ATGATGATCACGGAACTGCCCTCCGGATCGGAGCCCCCGGGGCTGCGGGTGGTGGAGATCCCCATGACCGCGGAGGAGCGATGCCACATCCGACGCCGGGTGGTGGCGCCGGATGGTACGGTGCTGCTGCTTGCTCTCCCCACGGGAACCGTGCTCCGGCCCGGGCAGATCCTGGCGGTACGGGGGAGCGTGGCCTACCGGGTGGCCGCGGCGGAGGAGGACGTTCTGGTGGTGCGCCCGCGGGATCTGGAGGAAGCCGTGCGGATCGGGCACTTCTTCGGGAACCTGCACCGGGCGCTTGAGGTACAGGGCGGGGAGGTGGTCGTCCTCTGGGACGAAGCCCTCTTTGCGCGCGTCCAACAGGCGGGATGGCGGGCGGAACGCGACCGCCGCCCGTTTCACGGACAGATGCAGGGAGGCCACCGACACCCATGA
- the ureG gene encoding urease accessory protein UreG: MRPARIGVAGPVGSGKTALLDALCKAMRDHYRIAVITNDIYTYEDAEFLVRSGALPADRILGVQTGGCPHTAIREDPSINQEAVEEMLRRFPDLDLLFLESGGDNLAASFSPELVDVFIYVIDVAAGDKIPRKGGPGITRSDLLVINKIDLAPLVGADLQVMERDARRQRGDRPFVFTNLKTGEGLEHVLRWIREEVLFEGEVPPSVL, translated from the coding sequence GTGCGACCGGCCCGGATCGGAGTGGCGGGTCCCGTGGGATCCGGGAAGACCGCACTCCTGGATGCCTTGTGCAAGGCCATGCGCGATCACTACCGGATCGCGGTGATCACCAATGACATCTACACCTACGAGGATGCGGAGTTCCTGGTGCGGTCCGGGGCGCTCCCCGCGGACCGGATCCTGGGGGTTCAGACAGGCGGGTGCCCGCACACCGCCATCCGGGAGGACCCCTCCATCAATCAGGAGGCCGTGGAGGAGATGCTGCGCCGGTTCCCCGATCTGGATCTCCTGTTCCTGGAATCCGGAGGGGACAACCTGGCCGCCAGTTTCAGCCCGGAGCTGGTGGACGTGTTCATCTACGTGATCGACGTGGCAGCGGGAGACAAGATTCCCCGAAAGGGCGGTCCCGGGATCACCCGGAGCGATCTGCTGGTGATCAACAAGATCGACCTGGCGCCGCTGGTGGGGGCGGATCTCCAGGTGATGGAACGGGACGCCCGTCGTCAGCGGGGGGATCGCCCCTTCGTGTTCACCAACCTGAAAACAGGGGAGGGCCTTGAGCACGTCCTCCGGTGGATCCGGGAGGAGGTCCTGTTCGAAGGAGAGGTGCCCCCATCGGTCCTGTGA